The Streptomyces armeniacus genomic interval CAGATGGTGCTCAACGGCGGCACGTACGGCGGGCACCGGGTGCTCGGCGAAGACTGGGTGCGCCGGATGCTCACCAACCAGAACCCGGGCCTGGGCACGGACGCCGCCCGCGGTCTCGGCTGGCAGCTCGACCAGCGCTTCTACATGGACGCCCTGACCTCCCCGGTCGGCTTCGGGCACACCGGCTTCACCGGCACCTGCCTGGTGGGCGACCCGCTGAGCGGCAGCCTGTACGTGCTGCTGACCAACCGCGTGCACCCGACCCGCGAACGGGGCACCACCAGCGACTACCGCCGCGCCCCCGCCCGGCATCTGGCCCGCGCGCTGCCGGTGCGTACGGAGGCCGGCCGCGCCGCCTGGTTCTCCGGGCAGCGCGACGCGGCGACGGCGACGCTCGAAGTGCCGCTCGTACGGGCGGTGGAGAAGGACGCGTCGCTCCGTTTCCGCCTCTGGTACGACACGGAGTCCACCGACCGGTGCACCGTGGAGGCCAGCACCGACGGCGGTGCGAACTGGCGGCCGGTGCCGCTGGAACTCCGTACCGGCGAGCACCGCTGGCCGGGCGACGGGGACGGCGCGGGCGGCTTCTCGGGCTTCTCCGGGCGCCGTTGGCTGCGCGCGAGCGCACCGCTACCCGCCGGGGTGACGTCCGTACGCTGGCGGTACACCACGGACGCCCAGCAGCAGGGGCGGGGCGTGTACGTGGACGACATCCGGGTGCTGCGCGGGGAGCGGCCGGTGTTCCTGAGCGTACGGCCACGAGACAACGCCCGTATCCGGGCGGAGGGCTGGGCCGAGTCCGCGGACTAGCCGGGCCGCGGCGGGGCTCCCCGCGGCGGGGCTCCCCGCCGCCGGGACCGCCCCGCCGCCGGGGCTCCCCTCAGAACAGGCTCAGCAGCGCCTCTGTCGGATCGACCGGCTTCGACCGCCCGTCCGGCAGGGGCAGTTCGAACCAGACGGTCTTGCCCTGCGGCGTACGTCTGCTCCCCCAGCCCGCGCTCAGCAGCCCGACCAGCTGGAGTCCGCGCCCGCCCTCGTCCGTCACGCGGGCGCGCCGGCGGCGCGGCTGGACCAGGCCCGCGTCCCAGACCTCGCACACGAGGGTGCGGTCCAGCAGCAACCGCAGCCGGATCTCGCCCTCGCCGTGCCGGAGCGCGTTCGTCACCAGCTCGCTGACGAGCAACTCGGTGGTGTCGGCGAGGTCGTTGAGGTGCCAGTCGGTGAGCTGGTCGCGGGCCAGCTCGCGGGCGCGGGAGACGGAGCGGGGCTCCGAGGGCAGCCGCCAGTCGCCGACGGAGTCGGCGGGCAGGCCCTGCACGCGGGCGACGAGGAGGGCGATGTCGTCCTCGCCGTGGTGCACGTTGAGCCGGTTCAGCACCCGGTCGGCGACGTCCTCCAGGAGGGGCGGCGCGTCGACGAGCGCCGTACGGAACGCGGTCAGGCCCTCGTCCAGCGGGTGGTCGCGGGACTCCACGAGGCCGTCGGTGTAGAGGGCGAGCAGCGACCCGTCGGGCAGCTCCACCTCGATCTGCTCGAACGGTTCGCCGCCGACGCCGAGCGGTACGCCCTTCGGGACCTCCAGCAGCAGCGCGGAGCCGCCCGGATCCTCCGGTTCGAGCAGTATGGGCGGCAGATGGCCCGCGTTGGCGAACGTACAGCGCCGGGTTACCGGGTCGTAGACCGCGTACGCACACGTGGCCAGATACACCTCGGCCAGATCCTCGGCCCCCGTGCGCTGCGTACGGGCCTGCCGCCCCCTGCCCTCGGACGAGGGCGCCCCCAGTCCGCGCGCGATCTCGTCCAGGGCGGTGAGCACTTCGGCCGGTTCGAGGTCGAGCAGGGCGAGGGTGCGTACGGCGGTGCGCAGTTCGCCCATCGCGACGGCGGCCCGCAGCCCGCGGCCCATCACGTCGCCGACGACCAACGCGGTGCGGTGGCCGGGAAGTTCGAGCACGTCGAACCAGTCGCCGCCGACCTCCGTGGCCGGATTGCCCGGCAGGTAGCGGCACGCGATGTCGAGGCCGGCGGCCTCCGGGTTGCCGGGCGGCAGCAGGCTGCGCTGGAGGATGAGCGCGCGTTCGTGCTCGCGCCGGTAGAGGCGGGCGTTGTCTATGCAGACGGCGGCGCGCGCGGCGAGTTCGGCGGCGAGCGCGCCGTCCCGTTCGCCGAACGGCTCGCTGCCCTTGGCGCGGGAGAACTGCACCAGCCCCAGCACCCGTTCACGCGCCACCATCGGCACGGACAGCGTGGACTGCACCACGGTGCCGAACTGCGCCGGTACGGAGCCGTCCTGCCCGCCCGTGTGCTGAACCCGGGCCGTACGCAGGGCCTCCGCACCGGCGGAGTGGTAGGCGTACGAGTGCGTGGAACCGACGGTGATGGGGTTCGCGTCCCCGGACTCGTCGGAGGAGAGCGCCAGCGGCGCGTCCGACACGGCGCTGGCGAAGGCGACACGGCGCAGCTTGCCGTCGCCGCCGGGACCGGCGGCGTGCGGCTCGTCACCGGCGAGGACGTCCTCGTAGAGGTCGACGGAAGCGAGGTCGCAGAACTGCGGTACGGCGACGTCGAGCAGCTCGCGGGCCGTTGTCTCCAGGTCGAGTGAGTTCCCGATCCGCGCACCCGCCGCGTTCAGCAGTGCGAGCGCGCGGCGTACATCGTCCGGCTTGCCGGCCGCCTCGACTGGGATGTCACTCAACGCCGCCCCTTCCCGTCACCGGTGCGTGTGCCGGTCGGAGCAGTCTCGCAGGCCAAGGCCGTGCGGAACATGCTCTTCGCGATCACTGCACGAATTTCCGTCTGTTGCGACAGAATCCGCGCGCTCCCGCACCTCCGTGCTTCATCCCCCTGCCGTCCGCCAGGGTTCCCCCTCTCTCCTAACCCGGCAGGGGGAGCTCGAACCAGACAGTTTTCCCCAGCGCCCCGTGCCGCGTGCCCCAGCGCCGTGATTCCCGTGCCACGAGCTGGATTCCGCGACCGCCCTCGTCCTCCTCCGTCGCGTTCCGCACGCGGGGCGGATCGGGCAGCGGATCGGAGACCTCGACCAGCAGGGACGTACCGCGCACCATCCGTACGCCGACGGGCCCGTGCGCGTAGCGCAGCGAGTTGGTCACCAACTCGCTGACGAGGAGCACCGTCTCGTCCACGATGCCGTCCAGGCCCCACTCGATGAGGGTGTCGCGTACGAGCGCGCGGGCGCGGCGTACGGCGTAACTGCCCGCGGACAGCGTCCACGAGGCGGAACTGCCCTCGGGGAGGCCGCCGAGCTGCGCCATCAGCAGCGCGGCGTCGTCGGCCGTCCCCGGGGCGGCGGCGGGGGCGCCGTCGGACGCGTCGGACGGGCGGGCGCCGTCGGGAGAGGCGAGGGTGGAGATGACCTCGTCGCAGGCGTCCTCGAGCGAGGGCTCGGGGACTTCGCTGCTGAGCAGGGAGCGGAGGCGTTCGACGCCCACGGTGATGTCCTCGCCGCGGTGCTCGACCAGCCCGTCGGTGTACAGCACGAGCACGGAGCCCTCCTCGACCTCCAGCTCGGTCGACTCGAAGTCGACTCCGCCGACGCCCAGCGGCGCCCCCGAGGGCAGCTCGACGGCGTCCGCGCGCCAGCCGCCCCCGTCCCGCGGCCGCAGCAGCAGCGGCGGGAGATGGCCGGCCTTGGCGAGGGAGCAGCGGCGGGTGGACGGGTCGTAGACGGCGTAGAGGCAGGTGGCCATCAGCGGGTCGTCGGGGCCCTGCGCGAGGTCGTCAGCCAGGTCGTTGACACGGCGCAGCAGGTCGTCGGGCGGCAGGTCGAGCCCGGCGAGGGTCCGTACGGCGGTACGCAGCCGCCCCATCGTGGCGGCGGCCCGCAGCCCGTGCCCCATCACGTCGCCCACGACGAACGCGACCCGGCCGCCCGCCAGCGGGATCACGTCGAACCAGTCGCCGCCCACCTCGGTGCCG includes:
- a CDS encoding ATP-binding SpoIIE family protein phosphatase codes for the protein MSDIPVEAAGKPDDVRRALALLNAAGARIGNSLDLETTARELLDVAVPQFCDLASVDLYEDVLAGDEPHAAGPGGDGKLRRVAFASAVSDAPLALSSDESGDANPITVGSTHSYAYHSAGAEALRTARVQHTGGQDGSVPAQFGTVVQSTLSVPMVARERVLGLVQFSRAKGSEPFGERDGALAAELAARAAVCIDNARLYRREHERALILQRSLLPPGNPEAAGLDIACRYLPGNPATEVGGDWFDVLELPGHRTALVVGDVMGRGLRAAVAMGELRTAVRTLALLDLEPAEVLTALDEIARGLGAPSSEGRGRQARTQRTGAEDLAEVYLATCAYAVYDPVTRRCTFANAGHLPPILLEPEDPGGSALLLEVPKGVPLGVGGEPFEQIEVELPDGSLLALYTDGLVESRDHPLDEGLTAFRTALVDAPPLLEDVADRVLNRLNVHHGEDDIALLVARVQGLPADSVGDWRLPSEPRSVSRARELARDQLTDWHLNDLADTTELLVSELVTNALRHGEGEIRLRLLLDRTLVCEVWDAGLVQPRRRRARVTDEGGRGLQLVGLLSAGWGSRRTPQGKTVWFELPLPDGRSKPVDPTEALLSLF